In one Stenotrophomonas maltophilia genomic region, the following are encoded:
- a CDS encoding response regulator, whose translation MRDLRPILLVEDSPKDAELTLAALSRCQLLNDVIHVRDGAEALDYLRCEGAFSGARHGGPVVVLLDLKLPKVNGLEVLEQVRGDPVLSSTPIVMLTSSREEQDLIRSYELGVNAFVVKPVDFKEFFDAIQGLGMFWGITNQPPPHRPNGSGHHHG comes from the coding sequence ATGAGGGACCTGCGGCCGATCCTGCTTGTCGAGGACAGCCCCAAGGATGCTGAGTTGACCCTGGCCGCGCTGTCGCGTTGCCAGCTGCTCAATGATGTCATCCATGTGCGTGACGGCGCCGAGGCGCTGGACTATCTGCGATGCGAGGGCGCCTTTTCCGGTGCCCGCCATGGCGGCCCCGTGGTCGTGCTGCTCGATCTCAAGCTGCCGAAGGTCAATGGACTGGAGGTGCTCGAGCAGGTTCGTGGCGATCCCGTTCTCAGCAGCACCCCGATCGTGATGCTGACCTCGTCGCGGGAGGAGCAGGATCTGATCCGCAGCTATGAACTAGGGGTCAACGCGTTCGTGGTCAAGCCCGTGGATTTCAAGGAATTCTTCGACGCGATCCAGGGTCTTGGCATGTTCTGGGGAATCACCAATCAACCACCGCCGCATCGCCCGAACGGCTCGGGACACCACCATGGGTGA
- a CDS encoding ATP-binding protein codes for MPSADRTWNDALSDCAREPIHTPGAIQPYGVLLVLDPLTLLVRECAVSQPIALRQYGDPLMQHVENALGGVIGPFVHRLRHIAPGGTLHLGAVHLDGLGRHQLLAHRSDDDLLIELEAPVAGQPASLEELYPAIRELMLAIEGAATVEDLCQLAAAHIRRIAGFDRTLVYQFDAGWNGTVVAEDGNGILPSYLDLRFPESDIPAQARALYLHNRVRLIADCDYTPVPLVRAGHHRQAPPTDLSLSTLRSVSPVHLQYMRNMGTAASMSVSLIHEGQLWGLVSCHSAQPRRLPYHVRTACEFMGQILSLQIALKQRARAVEERVGRRSLLVKLLGRMAGDEDFMAALRRDPDSLLSLTGAQGAAIVHRNDCMRLGQCPGNPEVLALAQWLATAHVGEEMYVTDHLTAAWPPAEQFSDVASGVIAVSISQLHDSYLMWFRPEVVRTVRWGGDPRKSAGGSDALSPRHSFEAWKETVQQRSLPWNEADCDAALEMRNAIVDIVLRKAEEMAELNEQLMRSNKELEAFSYSISHDLRAPFRHIVGYSELLGSSAAERLNETERRFLDTIVDSAKSAGTLVDDLLSFSQMGRSTLGRARIDMAAMVEDVRKMLEFEYHGRDVHWQIGDLPQVEADPTMMRLVWQNLLSNAVKFTRERTHAVIAVAHERSESEDVFTVRDNGCGFDMRYVDKLFGVFQRLHHVEEFEGTGIGLANVRRIIGRHGGRTWAEGEPGKGATLHFTLPLHSGDVQ; via the coding sequence ATGCCTTCCGCTGATCGCACCTGGAACGATGCACTGTCGGACTGTGCGCGGGAACCCATCCACACACCGGGCGCCATCCAGCCCTATGGCGTGCTGCTGGTGCTGGATCCGCTGACGCTGCTGGTGCGGGAATGTGCCGTTAGCCAGCCCATCGCGCTGCGCCAGTACGGTGATCCGTTGATGCAGCATGTCGAGAACGCACTGGGCGGTGTGATCGGCCCCTTCGTACATCGCCTGCGGCACATCGCACCCGGCGGCACGCTGCACCTGGGCGCGGTCCACCTGGATGGGCTGGGGCGCCACCAGTTGCTCGCGCATCGTTCAGATGACGATCTTCTGATCGAACTGGAAGCCCCCGTTGCCGGTCAACCCGCCTCGCTGGAGGAGCTGTACCCCGCGATCCGCGAACTGATGCTCGCCATCGAGGGGGCCGCGACGGTCGAGGATCTCTGCCAGCTGGCGGCTGCGCACATACGCAGGATCGCCGGATTCGACCGTACCCTCGTCTACCAGTTCGACGCCGGCTGGAATGGAACCGTCGTGGCCGAAGATGGCAACGGCATCCTGCCTTCGTATCTTGATCTGCGCTTCCCGGAATCGGATATTCCGGCGCAGGCGCGCGCCCTGTATCTGCATAACCGGGTGCGGCTGATCGCCGATTGCGATTACACGCCCGTGCCCCTGGTGCGGGCCGGGCATCATCGCCAGGCCCCGCCCACCGACCTGAGCCTTTCCACGCTCCGCAGCGTCTCGCCGGTGCACCTGCAGTACATGCGCAACATGGGCACGGCGGCATCGATGTCGGTCTCGCTGATCCACGAGGGACAGCTGTGGGGGCTGGTGTCGTGCCACAGCGCACAGCCGCGCCGGCTGCCCTATCACGTGCGCACGGCCTGCGAGTTCATGGGGCAGATCCTGTCGCTGCAGATCGCACTGAAGCAGCGCGCACGCGCCGTGGAGGAACGGGTCGGGCGCCGGTCCTTGCTGGTCAAGCTGCTGGGCCGCATGGCCGGCGACGAGGACTTCATGGCCGCGCTCCGCCGCGACCCTGACAGCCTGCTTTCACTGACCGGCGCGCAGGGCGCGGCCATCGTGCACAGGAACGACTGCATGCGCCTGGGCCAATGCCCCGGGAATCCGGAGGTACTTGCGCTGGCACAGTGGCTCGCGACCGCGCACGTGGGCGAGGAAATGTACGTCACCGATCATCTGACCGCGGCCTGGCCGCCTGCGGAGCAGTTCAGCGATGTTGCCAGCGGCGTGATCGCCGTATCCATCTCCCAGCTGCATGACAGCTACCTGATGTGGTTCCGCCCAGAGGTGGTACGCACGGTCAGATGGGGTGGCGATCCACGCAAGAGCGCAGGCGGCAGCGACGCCCTGTCGCCACGGCATTCATTCGAGGCATGGAAAGAGACCGTGCAGCAGCGCAGCCTGCCGTGGAACGAGGCCGACTGCGATGCGGCGCTCGAGATGCGCAACGCCATCGTCGACATCGTGCTGCGCAAGGCGGAAGAGATGGCCGAACTGAACGAGCAGCTGATGCGCAGCAACAAGGAGCTGGAAGCGTTCTCGTATTCCATCAGCCATGATCTGCGCGCCCCGTTCCGGCATATCGTGGGCTATTCCGAACTGCTGGGCAGCTCGGCAGCCGAGCGCTTGAACGAGACCGAGCGGCGTTTCCTCGACACCATCGTTGATTCGGCCAAATCGGCCGGCACGCTGGTGGATGATCTTCTGAGCTTCTCCCAGATGGGCCGCTCGACGCTGGGTCGCGCACGCATCGACATGGCAGCCATGGTGGAGGATGTGCGGAAGATGCTGGAGTTCGAATACCACGGACGCGACGTCCACTGGCAGATCGGGGACCTGCCCCAGGTTGAGGCCGACCCCACCATGATGCGCCTGGTCTGGCAGAACCTGCTGTCCAATGCAGTGAAGTTCACCCGCGAGCGCACGCACGCGGTGATCGCAGTGGCGCACGAGCGCTCGGAAAGCGAGGATGTCTTCACTGTGCGCGACAACGGCTGCGGCTTCGACATGCGCTATGTGGACAAGCTGTTCGGCGTGTTCCAGCGGCTGCACCATGTCGAGGAATTCGAAGGTACCGGCATCGGCCTGGCCAACGTGCGCCGCATCATCGGCCGCCATGGCGGCCGCACCTGGGCCGAGGGCGAGCCGGGCAAAGGCGCCACCCTCCATTTCACCCTGCCCCTGCATTCTGGAGATGTTCAATGA
- a CDS encoding biliverdin-producing heme oxygenase produces MHSPLPSSDPPARCQQSAGSPLSVYLRDATRSVHGSLDAFLIGQRLFESTLRYGRFLQVQWHFHHAAAPLYMDGLMLPATARLQLVEQDLLDMGAPLPRAHAWRPRLQHASRASALGWLYTVEGSALGSAVLLKYAAALGLGAGHGARHLAPSPAGVAEQWRITRAHLDAEPLTQQQRQQACSAAQQAFAFVRRCAAEVFSNA; encoded by the coding sequence ATGCACAGTCCATTGCCGTCCTCCGATCCACCCGCCCGCTGCCAGCAGTCTGCCGGTAGTCCGTTGAGCGTGTACCTGAGGGACGCCACGCGGTCGGTGCACGGCAGCCTCGATGCGTTCCTGATCGGGCAACGCCTGTTCGAATCCACATTGCGCTACGGGCGCTTTCTCCAGGTCCAATGGCATTTCCACCACGCCGCCGCGCCGCTGTACATGGACGGGCTGATGCTTCCGGCAACGGCACGACTGCAGCTGGTTGAACAGGATCTGCTGGATATGGGCGCCCCGCTGCCACGCGCGCATGCCTGGCGTCCCAGGCTGCAGCACGCATCCCGTGCGTCGGCATTGGGTTGGCTGTATACCGTCGAGGGTTCTGCCCTGGGTTCGGCCGTCCTGCTCAAGTACGCCGCCGCGCTGGGGCTGGGTGCCGGCCATGGCGCCCGTCACCTTGCACCTTCGCCTGCAGGCGTGGCCGAGCAATGGCGGATCACCCGCGCGCATCTGGATGCGGAACCCCTCACGCAGCAGCAACGCCAGCAGGCCTGCAGCGCGGCTCAACAGGCGTTTGCATTCGTGCGGCGTTGCGCAGCTGAAGTGTTCAGCAATGCGTGA
- a CDS encoding TspO/MBR family protein encodes MKRTTQALGLAGWLTLTFVAAALGARASISASDFYSTLSLPAWAPPAGLFGPVWTVLYALMAVAAWLVWREKERRPNTVALALYVVQLAANTAWSWLFFGWKQGALAFVDILALLALIIATVIAFARVRTLAAILLLPYLLWVGFAAVLNYAVWQANPGAL; translated from the coding sequence ATGAAACGAACAACGCAGGCCCTTGGACTGGCCGGCTGGCTTACGCTGACCTTCGTGGCAGCGGCGCTTGGCGCACGGGCCTCGATCTCGGCATCGGACTTCTACTCCACCCTGTCGCTGCCCGCGTGGGCGCCTCCCGCCGGGCTGTTCGGACCGGTCTGGACGGTGTTGTACGCGCTGATGGCAGTGGCCGCGTGGCTGGTCTGGCGCGAGAAGGAACGGCGCCCCAACACGGTGGCATTGGCGCTCTACGTCGTGCAGCTGGCAGCCAACACCGCATGGAGCTGGCTGTTCTTTGGATGGAAACAGGGTGCGCTCGCCTTCGTGGATATCCTGGCCCTGCTGGCGCTCATCATCGCCACCGTGATTGCCTTCGCGCGCGTCCGGACGCTGGCGGCGATCCTGCTACTGCCCTATCTGCTGTGGGTAGGGTTCGCCGCCGTACTCAACTACGCGGTGTGGCAGGCCAACCCCGGGGCCCTGTAA
- a CDS encoding alpha/beta fold hydrolase produces MGTKHALASLGLVAAALAGDVDAADAQIHYRYEQVGDVEVFYREAGPRTAPTVLLLHGFAASSYMYRDVISALADRYRVIAPDLPSFGHTRAPARGAYAYTFDNLTTTIDRFTQQLKLDRYALMVHDYGAPVGWRLAVAHPEKITALISQNGNAYEQGLAKGWDPIRTYWRQPTAANRLALADFPTPASIKWQYLEGVKDPSTVAPDGYILEGLQVTTPGNADIQLDLLLDYASNVAMYPVFQAYFRDHQPPLLAVWGRNDPYFLPAGAEAWKRDIPAAEIHFYDTGHFALETHAAQIIPVVRRFLDRHVGEAAQEDIRD; encoded by the coding sequence ATGGGTACGAAACACGCACTGGCCTCTCTGGGACTCGTGGCCGCCGCGTTGGCTGGCGACGTCGATGCGGCTGACGCCCAGATCCACTACCGCTACGAGCAGGTCGGCGATGTGGAGGTCTTCTATCGCGAAGCCGGGCCACGAACCGCCCCCACCGTGCTGCTCCTGCATGGATTTGCCGCATCGTCGTACATGTACCGCGACGTCATCAGCGCGCTTGCCGACCGCTACCGCGTGATCGCGCCGGACCTGCCCTCGTTCGGTCACACCCGGGCGCCGGCGCGTGGTGCTTACGCCTACACCTTCGACAACCTGACCACCACCATCGACCGTTTCACCCAGCAGCTGAAGCTGGACCGCTATGCGCTGATGGTGCACGACTACGGGGCTCCCGTCGGCTGGCGCCTGGCCGTGGCGCACCCGGAGAAGATCACGGCACTGATCTCCCAGAACGGAAACGCCTACGAGCAGGGCCTGGCCAAGGGTTGGGACCCGATCCGGACCTACTGGCGGCAGCCGACCGCAGCCAACCGGCTGGCGCTGGCCGACTTCCCGACGCCGGCCTCGATCAAATGGCAGTACCTGGAGGGCGTGAAGGACCCGAGCACGGTCGCTCCCGACGGATACATCCTGGAGGGCCTGCAGGTCACCACGCCCGGCAACGCGGATATCCAGCTGGATCTGCTGCTGGACTATGCCTCCAACGTGGCGATGTACCCCGTCTTCCAGGCCTACTTCCGCGACCATCAACCGCCACTGCTGGCGGTGTGGGGACGCAACGACCCCTACTTCCTGCCGGCCGGCGCCGAAGCGTGGAAGCGCGACATCCCCGCAGCGGAAATCCACTTCTACGACACCGGGCACTTCGCACTGGAAACGCACGCCGCGCAGATCATCCCCGTCGTCCGCCGGTTCCTCGACCGCCACGTCGGCGAAGCTGCGCAGGAGGACATCCGCGACTGA
- a CDS encoding CGNR zinc finger domain-containing protein, translating into MAVVTCQQLFERLHMRDVHPAPPLFVGNDLALDFINTCYGPPGAPEDVLVDDASVLHWLASAGVLADDAVPVAPGLLALAIALRQEAGDALAAARSGVPFQTPVVNRILEEGRPVLRLEAASGVPRLLQQRRDGSAGSLLEPVAAAFARLLSEGDLAHVRKCEAHDCTLLFHDTTKSRRRRWCSMAQCGNRMKVAAFRSRRQPH; encoded by the coding sequence ATGGCCGTGGTAACCTGTCAACAATTATTTGAGCGGTTACATATGCGCGACGTGCACCCGGCCCCTCCGCTGTTCGTGGGCAATGACCTCGCCCTGGATTTCATCAACACCTGCTACGGGCCGCCAGGCGCGCCCGAGGATGTGCTGGTCGATGACGCATCGGTGCTCCACTGGCTGGCGTCGGCCGGTGTGCTTGCAGATGATGCGGTTCCAGTCGCGCCAGGCCTGCTGGCACTGGCCATCGCGCTTCGGCAGGAGGCGGGCGACGCATTGGCGGCTGCGCGCAGCGGCGTACCGTTCCAGACCCCTGTGGTGAACCGGATCCTGGAAGAAGGGCGCCCGGTGCTGCGGCTCGAGGCGGCCTCTGGCGTTCCCCGGCTCCTGCAGCAGCGCCGTGACGGCAGTGCCGGGAGCCTGCTCGAACCTGTCGCTGCGGCCTTCGCGCGGCTGCTGTCCGAGGGAGATCTGGCGCATGTCCGCAAGTGCGAAGCACATGACTGCACGCTTCTTTTCCACGACACCACCAAATCCAGGCGGCGGCGCTGGTGCAGCATGGCCCAGTGCGGAAACCGCATGAAGGTGGCGGCGTTCCGCTCGCGCAGGCAGCCGCACTGA
- a CDS encoding arsenic transporter, with the protein MLASYSSAIIWSAVALATVGLLFRPFRLPEYVWAVVAAALLPLTGVMQVGTVLGAVAEGGDVYLFLVGMMVLAELARREGLFDWLALYAVRHAGGSGRRLFDLVFLVGTLVTVFLSNDATAVVLTPAVYAACRAARANPLPYLFVCAFIANAASFVLPISNPANLVVYGRHMPPLQQWLAQFALPSLAAIGATYLVLRWVHRREIAQPLAPAPEHRPLSAGGRLSAYGVLFTGSALLVTSALNGPLGVVTFCAGSASVVAVALRQRQSPLPLLRNVSWGVLPLVAGLFVLVEGVAQTGVIQMAASALESLARTSPQQAGWMAGSAAALLSNLANNLPVGLAAGSLGQMADLPAQTRAALLIGVDLGPNLSVTGSLATLLWLVALRREGEHVSGLDFLRIGVLVMPPALLGALLLL; encoded by the coding sequence ATGCTCGCTTCCTACTCCTCCGCCATCATCTGGTCGGCGGTGGCGCTCGCCACCGTGGGTCTGCTGTTCCGTCCTTTCCGCCTGCCCGAGTATGTCTGGGCCGTCGTGGCGGCGGCGCTGCTGCCGCTGACCGGTGTGATGCAGGTCGGCACGGTCCTCGGTGCGGTCGCCGAAGGCGGTGATGTCTATCTGTTCCTGGTTGGGATGATGGTTCTGGCAGAGCTCGCGCGGCGGGAAGGCCTGTTCGACTGGCTGGCGCTGTACGCGGTGCGGCACGCGGGGGGCTCCGGGCGGCGGCTGTTCGACCTGGTGTTCCTGGTGGGCACGCTGGTGACGGTATTCCTCTCCAACGACGCGACAGCGGTCGTGCTGACCCCTGCGGTCTATGCCGCGTGCAGGGCGGCCCGCGCCAATCCCCTGCCCTACCTGTTCGTCTGTGCGTTCATCGCCAATGCGGCAAGCTTCGTGCTGCCCATCTCCAATCCGGCCAATCTGGTGGTGTATGGCAGGCACATGCCACCGCTGCAGCAGTGGCTGGCGCAGTTCGCGTTGCCGTCGCTGGCGGCGATCGGTGCGACCTACCTGGTCCTGCGCTGGGTGCACCGCCGCGAGATCGCGCAGCCACTGGCCCCGGCGCCGGAACATCGCCCCCTGTCTGCTGGCGGTCGCCTGAGTGCTTACGGCGTGCTGTTCACCGGCTCAGCGCTGCTGGTGACGTCGGCGTTGAACGGCCCGCTGGGGGTGGTGACCTTCTGCGCAGGCAGCGCGAGCGTCGTCGCCGTCGCCCTTCGCCAGCGCCAGAGCCCACTGCCGCTTCTGCGCAACGTGTCCTGGGGCGTGCTGCCGCTGGTGGCAGGTCTGTTCGTGCTGGTCGAAGGCGTGGCACAGACCGGCGTGATACAGATGGCGGCCAGTGCGCTGGAGTCCCTTGCCCGCACCTCACCGCAGCAGGCCGGGTGGATGGCCGGCTCGGCCGCAGCCCTGCTCAGCAACCTCGCCAACAATCTGCCGGTGGGCCTGGCCGCAGGCTCACTGGGGCAGATGGCCGACCTGCCGGCGCAGACGCGCGCGGCACTGTTGATAGGTGTAGACCTCGGCCCGAACCTGTCGGTGACCGGTTCGCTGGCGACCCTGCTGTGGTTGGTGGCCCTGCGTCGGGAAGGCGAACATGTCAGCGGGCTCGACTTCCTGCGCATCGGCGTACTGGTGATGCCGCCCGCGCTGCTCGGGGCATTGCTGCTGCTCTGA
- a CDS encoding TonB-dependent receptor — protein MSRTLAKFRSRAMFTFVGGVLVINPAFAQEASTTTAQPPTAQTQPTQPTQLDAVQVTGIRNSLSQAMDIKRDSAGVVDAISAEDIGKFPDTNLAESLQRITGISIERRDGEGAQVTARGFGPQFNMVTLNGRQMPGADAFGASGQVAIGGVDGGTRAFNFAQLAAEAINGIEVYKTSQAQVPSGGIGATINILTARPLDHEGIIANAGAKLVSDRSQPFDNDLTPELSGIFSYSNPEKTFGVSLSASQQKRKGGSVQATENYWNVQPWTGSMPGNPTVVNAPEIGQLYARPNDLRYAFSEFERERVNGQAVLQFAPTDSLTLTVDYTYSTNEITENRGEQGMWLQNSNYTNVQFDTSGAVATPVYIREIAGTKDFGLEQQRSMQEYKLGSLGFNAVWNVTDRFKLSFDAHNSKNESRPNDPLTGGGSIFMSIAGTNNCTRGPHCGGSWVQELEFNNGLPVGTQTWYPSTADAIAGTNGVVNPGFQEGEIGTQVLRVNAQSQVSEIKQARVDGEWNFDQGRFQFGVDTNKSTTHRIQAAEAYSTLGDWGVANVNRDTDAGLMDLLRPVNIVGLFDDYSASSWPAWRGNAGQLAQWAADEYGVGLGVSPQRAADNFVEEKTKAAYFQVELDGQLGSMRTNTRLGVRYETTDVVSTSVIAVPESIEWQANNDFRIVLSDEQQPFTEKARYSYILPNLDFSIDFTDELKGRASFGKSIARAPYGNLYAGPGAQQPFGSVLIDPSSRASGNAQNPSLKPLESDNLDLGLEWYFADASYVSLTYWNKSVDNFIGNTVVQESLYGLTDPTSGPDARAALDFLTSAACVSQVGAANAAACSANDTSLFTALALLRNNPAGLAAYNGTDAQVLATEAAYDLYGQADDPLYQFNVNRPINQNKSKLHGWELGGQYFFGDTGFGVLANYTIVSGDVGYNNGGDPGIDQFSLTGLSDTANAMLMYEKYGWSVRLAWNWRDQYLILANQGASRNPYYVEAYEQWDLSVNYTLDDHWSFGLEAINLTGEDVRWRSRTSQMIVKLADQSPRYMLGVRYKF, from the coding sequence ATGAGCCGGACCTTGGCGAAGTTCCGCTCCAGGGCCATGTTCACGTTCGTCGGCGGCGTCCTGGTGATCAATCCCGCCTTCGCACAGGAGGCCTCCACGACCACCGCACAACCGCCTACGGCGCAGACGCAGCCCACGCAGCCTACTCAGCTGGACGCGGTGCAGGTGACCGGTATCCGCAACAGCCTCAGCCAGGCCATGGACATCAAGCGAGATTCGGCTGGCGTGGTGGACGCGATCAGTGCCGAGGACATCGGCAAGTTCCCCGATACCAACCTGGCGGAGTCGCTGCAGCGCATCACCGGCATCTCCATCGAGCGCCGTGACGGCGAAGGTGCGCAGGTCACGGCACGCGGCTTCGGTCCGCAGTTCAACATGGTGACCCTCAACGGACGCCAGATGCCCGGTGCCGATGCATTCGGTGCGTCCGGGCAGGTCGCCATCGGTGGCGTCGACGGTGGCACCCGCGCCTTCAACTTCGCGCAGCTGGCCGCCGAGGCCATCAACGGCATCGAGGTCTACAAGACCAGCCAGGCGCAGGTACCCAGCGGCGGCATCGGCGCGACGATCAACATCCTGACCGCGCGGCCGCTGGATCACGAAGGGATCATCGCCAATGCCGGCGCGAAGCTCGTCTCGGACCGCAGCCAGCCGTTCGACAATGATCTGACGCCGGAGCTGTCGGGCATCTTCAGTTACAGCAATCCGGAAAAGACCTTCGGTGTGAGCCTGAGCGCGAGCCAGCAGAAGCGCAAGGGCGGCTCGGTGCAGGCCACGGAGAACTACTGGAACGTGCAGCCGTGGACGGGCTCGATGCCCGGCAACCCGACGGTGGTCAACGCGCCGGAGATCGGCCAGCTCTATGCACGCCCGAACGACCTGCGCTATGCATTCTCGGAGTTCGAGCGGGAACGCGTGAACGGCCAGGCCGTTCTGCAGTTCGCGCCCACGGACAGCCTGACCCTGACCGTGGACTACACCTACTCGACCAACGAGATCACCGAGAACCGTGGCGAGCAGGGCATGTGGCTGCAGAACAGCAACTACACCAACGTCCAGTTCGATACCAGTGGTGCAGTGGCCACCCCGGTCTACATCCGCGAAATCGCCGGCACCAAGGATTTCGGGTTGGAACAGCAGCGCAGCATGCAGGAGTACAAGCTGGGATCGCTTGGCTTCAATGCCGTGTGGAATGTCACCGACCGCTTCAAGCTGAGCTTCGACGCACACAATTCGAAGAACGAGAGTCGTCCGAATGATCCGCTCACCGGCGGCGGCTCGATCTTCATGAGCATTGCCGGCACCAACAACTGTACCCGTGGCCCCCATTGCGGTGGTTCCTGGGTGCAGGAACTGGAGTTCAACAATGGTCTGCCGGTCGGCACCCAGACCTGGTATCCCAGCACGGCAGATGCGATCGCCGGCACCAACGGCGTGGTCAACCCGGGCTTCCAGGAGGGCGAGATCGGCACCCAGGTGCTGCGTGTCAACGCACAGTCGCAGGTGAGCGAGATCAAGCAGGCCCGCGTGGACGGCGAATGGAACTTCGACCAGGGGCGGTTCCAGTTCGGCGTGGATACCAACAAGTCGACCACGCACCGCATCCAGGCAGCCGAGGCCTACTCGACCCTGGGCGACTGGGGCGTGGCCAACGTGAACCGGGATACCGATGCAGGGCTCATGGATCTGCTGCGTCCGGTCAACATCGTCGGCCTGTTCGACGACTACAGCGCCAGCAGCTGGCCCGCATGGCGCGGCAACGCCGGCCAGCTCGCACAGTGGGCGGCGGACGAATATGGCGTGGGACTGGGAGTCAGCCCGCAACGCGCGGCCGACAACTTCGTGGAAGAGAAGACCAAGGCGGCCTACTTCCAGGTGGAACTGGATGGCCAGCTGGGCAGCATGCGCACCAATACCCGGCTGGGCGTGCGCTACGAGACCACCGACGTGGTCTCGACCTCGGTGATCGCCGTTCCCGAGTCCATCGAGTGGCAGGCCAACAACGATTTCCGCATCGTGCTGTCCGACGAGCAGCAGCCCTTCACCGAGAAGGCAAGGTACAGCTACATCCTGCCCAATCTCGATTTCAGCATCGATTTCACCGATGAGCTGAAGGGCCGTGCGTCGTTCGGCAAGAGCATCGCCCGCGCGCCCTACGGCAATCTCTATGCGGGCCCGGGCGCACAGCAGCCGTTCGGATCGGTGCTGATCGATCCGTCGTCGCGCGCCAGCGGCAACGCGCAGAATCCCAGCCTGAAGCCGCTGGAATCGGACAACCTCGACCTCGGGCTGGAGTGGTATTTCGCCGACGCCAGCTATGTGTCGTTGACCTACTGGAACAAGTCGGTCGACAACTTCATCGGCAATACCGTTGTCCAGGAGAGCCTGTACGGGCTGACCGATCCCACGTCCGGCCCGGATGCGCGTGCGGCTCTGGACTTCCTCACCAGTGCAGCCTGCGTCTCCCAGGTCGGTGCCGCCAATGCGGCCGCCTGCTCGGCCAACGACACCTCGCTGTTCACCGCGCTGGCGTTGCTGCGCAACAACCCCGCCGGACTGGCGGCCTACAACGGAACCGACGCGCAGGTGCTGGCCACCGAAGCGGCCTACGATCTGTATGGCCAGGCGGACGATCCGCTGTACCAGTTCAATGTCAACCGCCCGATCAACCAGAACAAGTCCAAGCTGCACGGCTGGGAGCTCGGCGGGCAGTACTTCTTCGGCGACACCGGTTTCGGCGTGCTGGCCAACTACACGATCGTCAGCGGCGACGTCGGCTACAACAATGGCGGCGATCCGGGCATCGACCAGTTCTCGCTCACCGGTCTGAGTGATACCGCCAACGCCATGCTCATGTACGAGAAGTACGGCTGGTCGGTCCGCCTGGCGTGGAACTGGCGCGACCAGTACCTGATCCTGGCCAACCAGGGCGCCAGCCGCAATCCCTACTATGTGGAGGCTTACGAGCAGTGGGATCTGAGCGTGAACTACACGCTGGACGACCACTGGTCGTTCGGACTGGAAGCGATCAACCTGACCGGCGAGGACGTACGCTGGCGCTCGCGCACGTCGCAGATGATCGTGAAGCTGGCTGACCAGAGCCCACGCTACATGCTGGGTGTCCGTTACAAGTTCTGA
- a CDS encoding SapC family protein, whose product MARYEMLNNIAHRDLRVATGFGPEFGDAVGMVPAYPSEFAELQREYPIFLRKQAGSGEWQAVALLGFEQHENLFLQDGRWNASYLPGAAAKGPFLIGFQEHYVDGVLTREAVMHVDLDHPRVNTDAGEPLFLPQGGNTPYLDHIAGVLRGIHDGSAFGAAMFAMLDESGLIQPVTLDVQITQHHRVSVNGLHGIDRERLALLDDSTLAALNRAGCLEGAYLMLASLHNMRRLIAEKQRRLRAQDAAASTARN is encoded by the coding sequence ATGGCCCGCTATGAAATGCTCAACAACATCGCCCATCGGGACCTGAGGGTCGCCACCGGCTTCGGCCCCGAGTTCGGCGACGCCGTGGGCATGGTGCCGGCCTATCCCAGCGAGTTCGCCGAACTGCAGCGGGAATATCCCATCTTCCTGCGCAAACAGGCCGGATCGGGCGAATGGCAGGCCGTCGCCCTGCTCGGGTTTGAACAGCACGAGAACCTGTTCCTGCAGGACGGCCGCTGGAACGCCTCCTATCTTCCGGGAGCCGCAGCGAAGGGGCCGTTCCTGATCGGATTCCAGGAGCATTACGTCGACGGTGTGCTCACCCGGGAGGCGGTGATGCATGTCGATCTGGACCATCCCCGGGTCAACACCGACGCCGGCGAGCCGCTGTTCCTGCCGCAGGGTGGGAACACCCCCTACCTCGACCACATCGCCGGCGTGCTGCGTGGCATCCATGATGGCAGCGCGTTCGGCGCCGCGATGTTTGCAATGCTCGACGAAAGCGGACTGATCCAGCCGGTCACGCTCGATGTGCAGATCACGCAGCATCACCGGGTGAGCGTGAACGGATTGCACGGCATCGACCGTGAGCGCCTGGCGCTGCTGGACGACTCGACGCTGGCCGCGCTGAATCGCGCTGGCTGCCTTGAGGGTGCCTACCTGATGCTGGCGTCGCTGCACAACATGCGCCGCCTGATCGCCGAGAAGCAGCGACGCCTGCGCGCGCAGGATGCAGCAGCGTCCACGGCCAGGAACTGA